In Ruminococcaceae bacterium KH2T8, the sequence GGCGACTTTCCTTAATGTCTTATATCTTGCGGGAATGGTGGCACTGCTTATAGTGATGCTCATAACGCTGTCCGTTGTGGGATGCTGCTGATCCGGAGGAAACGGCGATCTCTTATACTTTCCTGATCACGATCTCGGCTGTAAATCCTCCGCCTTCGCGGTTATGAAGCTCGAGGCCGCCGCCCATCTTCTCCATGAAGCATAATGCGAGGTAAAGTCCCAGGCCGCTACCGTCCTTACCTGATACGGCGGCATCTGATCCGCGGTAGAACTTGGTAGTCAGCATAGCCAGCTCATCTTCGGGTACTCCGGGACCTCTGTCGGATAAGATCACGCGGATATTATCATCCTCTGCTCTGTACTCGACTTCGAGAGGGGTACCCGCATACTTAAATGAATTACCTGCGATATTATCTATAACCTGCTCGAGCCTTAATCTGTCTACGCTTATGAGGCATTCGGGAACGGCGCCCTTCTTCTCGACCGTGCCGTAAAAGCGAAGGTCATCGAGCATCTCTTCGATGATGAGGGAGCTTTCATCACGGGGCGTTACCTTGAGCTCATCGAGGTCATCGAGCGTTGCTCGGAACATATTATCGACGAGCTGCTCAACGGATATAGCTTTGGACTTTATGACAGATACCTTCTCACTGATATCATCATCCTTATATTTGACTTCCATTACTTCGCATGTCGCCTTTATCGTAGCGACGGGAGTCTTGATATCGTGCGAGAGCTCGGCTACTAATTCCTGCTTGCTCCTGTTGGCTGCGATCTCGCGCTCAGATGACAGCTTCAGCTCTTCCCTCATGCGGTCGAACGACTCGGTGAAAGCTCCGAAGTAATTATGCTTATCCATGTTGAGCGGAATGTCGAGATTACCTTTCGAGACGCTCGCCGCAAAAGCCGAGAGCTTATTAAACGGTCTTATGTAGAAATACCATATGATGAACATCAGGAGCATGCCTGCCGCATATACGGCCGTGAGCACCCAGATAAGCTGCGACTGAGCATCCTTAGTCCTGTCGGCAAACTCCTCCGTCCTGGCATTAAAGGCGATCTTTCCCGCGATCACTCCATCTTCGCGGTAATCAAAGACGGACATGCCTTCCTTTATGAAGTAATTATTCTCGGACTCGTATGAGTCGTCCGTAACGAGCACGATCTCGCAGCCGTATTCGCTTTCGAGAGATGATATTTCTTCGCCTGAGTAGATCTTCTCTTCTATCTCATCGCGTTTGGTATTGAGGTCGAGCATATCGATCGAGTACGACTTCCCGCTTTCGATCTTATTCCACAGGAACACCCCGCAGATCAGGATGAGGATCGTATAAAGAACAGCGATGAGCCTTATCTTCATCAATTAGTCTCCAGGATATATCCCGTGCCCCAGACGGTCTTTATGAACTTAGGCTCGTTGGGATCGGATTCGATCTTCTCGCGGAGGCGGCGGATGTGCACATTGAGTGTGCTGTCAGAATAGAATGAATCGCCCCACACTTCGTCGAAGAGCTGCTTTTTGGTAACGATGGTATTCTTGTGAGAATAAAGGCACGACAGCAGCTGGAACTCCTTGGACTTGAGCTGAACCGTCTTACCTTCGACCGTGCAGCTCATGGTGGCGGGATCGATCGTAAAGATACCGTCGG encodes:
- a CDS encoding Signal transduction histidine kinase — translated: MKIRLIAVLYTILILICGVFLWNKIESGKSYSIDMLDLNTKRDEIEEKIYSGEEISSLESEYGCEIVLVTDDSYESENNYFIKEGMSVFDYREDGVIAGKIAFNARTEEFADRTKDAQSQLIWVLTAVYAAGMLLMFIIWYFYIRPFNKLSAFAASVSKGNLDIPLNMDKHNYFGAFTESFDRMREELKLSSEREIAANRSKQELVAELSHDIKTPVATIKATCEVMEVKYKDDDISEKVSVIKSKAISVEQLVDNMFRATLDDLDELKVTPRDESSLIIEEMLDDLRFYGTVEKKGAVPECLISVDRLRLEQVIDNIAGNSFKYAGTPLEVEYRAEDDNIRVILSDRGPGVPEDELAMLTTKFYRGSDAAVSGKDGSGLGLYLALCFMEKMGGGLELHNREGGGFTAEIVIRKV